The nucleotide window TCGACAATTCAGAGCGTATTGTAGCCGTTGAGTCGCCGTTCATCGTGCCCATTGAGCATGAGGGAAAGTTCATGTCCAAGCCGTTCATTGGGGCGTGGGACCTGGTCGTTGAAAAGGACGGGGACATAACCGTGGTGGACCAGAAAACATCGGCCACCCGTTGGAATCCAGCGAAGGCCCATGCATCGATGCAGGGCATAGCGTATTCAATGTCGTACAACTTGACTCACGGCATAAACCCTGGTCTGAGGTTCGATATCGCGGTTAAGAACAAAACCCCGGTATTCGAGTCCCATGAAACGGCTCGCACTCCGGATGACTGGCGGCGGCTGTGCAAGTTGGTGGCTGTGGCGGAAGACATCGTGAAAAATGAAATCTTCTACCCGAATCATGATTCCTTCGCATGCGCTGACTGTGGATTCAAAACGGCTTGCAGAGAGTGGAGCTGTGAGAGGCCACTTTCGGACGATCTAGCTGCTTAATAACTTATGCATTCGCAATAAGTTTTTAGTGGCTTCTTTCGCTGAAGTCGGTGTGTAGGTACCGGTATATGGGGGAGATTTCGTGTTCAGAAATACCGCGAACCGGGGTGTAGGCGGCGGCTACACCCCGGTTAAATTTGCAAAAACCCCTGTAAAAGCGCGAAAACTACGTTTTTGACGTCCCTTTTCAGTGTCCTTTAACCGCAATTTCCGAATTTGCCGTTAGCCGCCGACTTCTGCCCGCAAGTCGATCTGCAAGTGCTCAGCAGCCCTTTTCATTCCTCTCTACTGCTTTCAATAAATACAGAGAAAGGAATGAAATGTTTACCCCAATCATCAGTCCTTCGCCTGCGCCGATTTCGGGGTAAAGCGGCCTGTAGAGAGTGGAGCTGTGAGAGGCCACTTTCGAATGGTCTAACTGCTTAAAAACTTATTTTTTAAAAATAAGATTATAAGCAGTTACCGTTCAAGTGGTGCTGAACTATGGTCGTAGGTACCGGTATATGGGGGAGATTTCATGTTCAGAAATACCGTGAACCGGGTTGCAGATTGCATTTGCAACCCGGTTCTTGTGCGTAAACCTTAGTAAAAACGCATAAATCACAATTCCAGCCCTCCGATTGGAAGTGTATTCACCGCACTTCATAATTTCCAGCGCGCGGCCCGTTTTCGACAGCAATGCGATCTGCGAGCCGTCTGACTTACTTCTATACCGCCTTCATTTCTTTACCAACCGCTTTCAATAAACACAGAGAAAGGAATGAACGATGGTACTTACATTACAAACAGAATTAGCCGTTCGGGAAACAACCGAGTACGGACCGAAGTTAATAAAGCCTGACGACGTCGCCGAATACCTCCGGGACATGAAACTCATGACGCAGGAGGCTTTCGTTGTTATCGGATTGAATGCCAAGAACTGCGTTATCAATAAGCACCTGGTCAGCATCGGTACGGTCAGCTCGACCTTGGTTCATCCTCGCGAGTGCTTCAAGCCCGTGCTGCTGGACTGTGCGTCATCCGTGATATTGGCACATAACCATCCGTCTGGAGATCCAACACCATCGGCGGAGGATATCAAGATAACCCGGCAACTGGTGTCAGCAGGTGAGGTTCTCGGGATCCGAGTTTTGGATCACGTCATCCTGGGGTCTGACCACCTGAGCCTCAAGGAAGCAGGCTTGGTCAAGTTCTGAGCCGGTTTTGGAACACTGTGCCAAACAATAAAGGCATCGGAGCCGCATCCTTCACCGGGTGCGGCTCCGGTGCGTTGCCCTTTTCACAATTGCACCGCCAAGCGTCACCACCGGGTGACACGAAGACGCCGGAGGCCGTCCCCGTTGGAGGGGCGGCCTCCTTCATTTTAACTAAACCCAGAAAGGAGACATGCCATGAGTGCATATCAAAAGATTAATGAAATGATCACCGCCCGACTCATAGAGCGGGTGGAAGCAAGCAGCGGTGAGTTACCGTGGAAGAAACCGTGGACATCATTCTCGTTGATGCCCCGGAACCTCATCTCAAAGAAGCCGTATCGCGGTGTAAATGTGTTTTTGTTGCACATGTTGGGGTACGCCAGCCCGTACTTCCTGAGTTTTAAGCAGGTTACGGCATTGGGGGGAGCTGTCCGCAAGGGTGAAAAATCCTGCCCAGTCGTGTTCTGGCGCTTTGTGGATTCGAAGGAGGATGATTCCGAGGCGAAAGGCTATGCGATGTTGAGGTACTACCGCGTGTTCAACGTTGAGCAATGTGATGGGCTACCGGAGAGTAAGGTGCCCGTGGTTGAAATACCAAAACGGGAACATACGCCGTTGGAGATCGCGGAGCAGTTGGTGGCTTCGATGCCCGACTGTCCGGTAATCAAACACGGCTGCAGGCAGGCATCGTATTCCCCGGCATTGGACCGAGTCGCTATGCCTGATCCGGAAGTATTCCATTCGGGGGAGTCGTACTATGCTGCGCTATTCCATGAGCTGGCGCATTATGCCGACACTGGGATTATGCCGAATTGAGTTTCAATGGAATTGATTGCCGGGTGAATTCGAGAAACTGATTCGGCATAACATTGCAAGAATCGATCTTGCAAGATGTTGTGTTTTGTTTCCGATTTGCTCCTTAACAACGATAAGGAGCAACAAATGAATACGCATCAACAAACAACGAATGAAGCCCATGTAACCGCCCGCGAACTGTTCGGGGAGCACGTGTCCTCCTTCCGGCAATATCTTGTCGGCCACAACTATGTGACCAATACTGTCCAGCAATACATGCGGTGCGTGGGGGCTCTTGCGGCGACCATGAAAGCAGACGGAATCGCCGTCGGGGAGTTGAACGAGGCATTGGTTCTGGATCTTGTGGACAGGCAGGGATGGCCCGAAGGACGTCACTACTACGCCGTCACGATCGCAAAGCGCTTTGTTCGCTTCCTGCATGACCGGGGAGTGGGACAGCTTCCACCTCCCCCGACGGAGAAGGAAATCGCAAGAAAGGAACTGCGTAAGGAATACGAATCCTACCTGCGCCGACAACGCGGATTGAGTGAAAGTACGATCTTTGGTTGCTGGCACCAGGCAAACCGTTTTCTTGAATACCGCTTCGGTGAAGAGGCTGGAGACCTTTCAAAAATCACGGCGACCGACATCATTGACTTCCTCCAGCATGTAACCGGCAGAAAACCGCCGGTACGGAATAAGACGGTTTCCACTCACCTGAGGAGCTTCTTTCGCTTCCTGTTCCAGACCAAGCGAAACGGGGCCAACCTCGCCAAGGGCATTCCAAGCGTGGCCCAGTGCTACGGGAAACGGTTGCCCGTGCATCTGACTTCCGAACAAACCGAAGTCCTGGTCGATGCGGTTCGTGGCAATAAACCTACGAGTCGACGGAACCATGCGATGGTGCTGCTGCTCGCCCGGCTCGGGTTGCGTCCACAGGAGGTGATCCGTATTCAAGTCGATGATATCGACTGGAGGGCCGGTGAGATCGTCATCAGGGGCAAGGGCGGTCGGCATGACCGGCTTCCCCTTCCGACCGACGTGGGCGAAGCCATTGTGGAGTACATCCGGAACGACCGGGTCACGGAGTCGAGAACGCTCTTCGTGTCGAACCACGCGCCGCACAA belongs to Pontiella desulfatans and includes:
- a CDS encoding ArdC family protein, producing the protein MSAYQKINEMITARLIERVEASSGELPWKKPWTSFSLMPRNLISKKPYRGVNVFLLHMLGYASPYFLSFKQVTALGGAVRKGEKSCPVVFWRFVDSKEDDSEAKGYAMLRYYRVFNVEQCDGLPESKVPVVEIPKREHTPLEIAEQLVASMPDCPVIKHGCRQASYSPALDRVAMPDPEVFHSGESYYAALFHELAHYADTGIMPN
- a CDS encoding site-specific integrase, whose product is MNTHQQTTNEAHVTARELFGEHVSSFRQYLVGHNYVTNTVQQYMRCVGALAATMKADGIAVGELNEALVLDLVDRQGWPEGRHYYAVTIAKRFVRFLHDRGVGQLPPPPTEKEIARKELRKEYESYLRRQRGLSESTIFGCWHQANRFLEYRFGEEAGDLSKITATDIIDFLQHVTGRKPPVRNKTVSTHLRSFFRFLFQTKRNGANLAKGIPSVAQCYGKRLPVHLTSEQTEVLVDAVRGNKPTSRRNHAMVLLLARLGLRPQEVIRIQVDDIDWRAGEIVIRGKGGRHDRLPLPTDVGEAIVEYIRNDRVTESRTLFVSNHAPHKPFKNAEVLNTVLVKAFAKSGLTPPIPYTCTHILRHSLATNLVRQGASLDEVSNLLRHRSQTTTMLYARMDVDGLRSIALPWPGEGGAQ
- a CDS encoding JAB domain-containing protein, translated to MVLTLQTELAVRETTEYGPKLIKPDDVAEYLRDMKLMTQEAFVVIGLNAKNCVINKHLVSIGTVSSTLVHPRECFKPVLLDCASSVILAHNHPSGDPTPSAEDIKITRQLVSAGEVLGIRVLDHVILGSDHLSLKEAGLVKF
- a CDS encoding RecB family exonuclease, whose amino-acid sequence is MKLSELRKRPHWSYSSLNQLINICSLAWKFQKVDKLKPSHTSVNLVAGSVYHRTLEQVYLARKNGLPLTIDEVLELYTEDWRRSSKEELIKYKKLDAAGVEEQGRGLVKVAWDNIDNSERIVAVESPFIVPIEHEGKFMSKPFIGAWDLVVEKDGDITVVDQKTSATRWNPAKAHASMQGIAYSMSYNLTHGINPGLRFDIAVKNKTPVFESHETARTPDDWRRLCKLVAVAEDIVKNEIFYPNHDSFACADCGFKTACREWSCERPLSDDLAA